In the Prochlorococcus sp. MIT 1307 genome, one interval contains:
- a CDS encoding DUF1330 domain-containing protein, with amino-acid sequence MDKKGAKGYWLSTSTVVNQELFSEYVEAVGPWLKSVGGEVFAKDTEPQGKELTELANLAVICEFPSMRAAVDAYESTEYQQLSKIRKAATKNATFTIMEGMDEATKLRRAMGK; translated from the coding sequence ATTGGCTTTCAACCTCAACAGTTGTCAACCAAGAGTTGTTTTCTGAATATGTAGAAGCCGTAGGCCCTTGGCTTAAGTCTGTGGGTGGAGAAGTTTTTGCAAAAGATACAGAGCCACAAGGAAAAGAGCTCACTGAACTTGCAAACTTGGCCGTTATTTGCGAGTTTCCTTCTATGCGAGCAGCTGTAGATGCTTATGAGTCAACTGAGTATCAACAATTATCGAAGATTCGAAAGGCTGCAACGAAAAATGCAACTTTCACGATTATGGAAGGAATGGATGAAGCGACCAAATTAAGAAGAGCGATGGGTAAATAA